In Plodia interpunctella isolate USDA-ARS_2022_Savannah chromosome 9, ilPloInte3.2, whole genome shotgun sequence, a single genomic region encodes these proteins:
- the LOC128672215 gene encoding ankyrin repeat domain-containing protein 17-like isoform X5, whose translation MQNVGQSENRNIDKVNVQLDVVKSSTPQSSASSPAKSETETYSGAPAKYMSDSSESEDDSVSEILLACLCLSRPDLLAEMEEEGGAESSKFLLSHDDPERAVDPEMQARLEALLEAAGIGKLSGEGKHLADPEVLRRLTSSVSNALDEAAAALTRMRSEQPPAHHRHQHQDKPTQCGSTATGTTPTVASSVAEGAPSLAEACSDGDVGTVRKLLTEGRSVHETTEEGESLLSLACSAGYYELAQVLLAMHASVEDRGIKGDCTPLMEAASAGHVDIVRLLLAHGADVNAVSGSGNTPLMYACAGGHEDCVRALLENGAKVEDHNENGHTPLMEAASAGHVGVAKILLEHGAGINTHSNEFKESALTLACYKGHLDMVRFLLAAGADREHKTDEMHTALMEASMDGHVEVARLLLDSGAQVNMPTDSFESPLTLAACGGHVELAMLLLERGANIEEVNDEGYTPLMEAAREGHEEMVALLLGQGASINAQTDETQETALTLACCGGFLEVAAFLIKAGADVELGASTPLMEASQEGHLELVRYLLSAGADVHAQTQTGDTALTYACENGHTDVAELLLRAGARLEHESEGGRTPLMKAARAGHVCTVQFLRGKGADVNRMTANGDHTPLSLACAGGHVDVVKFLLACDADPFRKLKDNSTTLIEAAKGGHTAVVQLLLDYPHSVMMPRGNNGGTEDASGLSSAQAAALGLAHAAAPGQPGRALLPAHPAPLTHPHPAPLTAPAPAAPAPPPAAAPPQPKLDLSASFNKYDGRKKQPPGAAAPPGAPAPAPAPSPAHSPAPSPAGDSAGVSDFIFGVVAGMAAVARHSPNIMAPNTEAVPTASPPLCGVPPSPAVQQPSSGVKHKCPRKKHAAHSDHHLPPPPDIQHDQICHGAMTKLTLPPGFTWKDINKKKRNKNKYNIENDFNRVEALAATQRSDALPEADNLLELADPSGVTTIHPPTTPPYPPPQQMFPVNQLATNLNQNPPARKTRKCSKVGCKFLLMEALQRLDQHLRKVGVDAVVATSRELEQQQLLAAQQQQKKYPPPPTPAPYMTQAWSESAGGNAGGVEARELSAVLAYLQREVPSLVALPPNELRCLVLQVMQQKSHEILTASCGSEVVAQSSESEERQARRLLAAAEEALTRQEHHHHHHHDLQQVGTNCQYRVRAASPGAADVALEEEQPALQPHFTLPPPTLPYEDYRAGTFAGAPPLPQPGVPAPAPAPAPAPTPAPAPAPAPAPAPAPHYKREQREPQHHHNNTPSAKKKVRNVRFSERTASAAAGGGADNGAPAAPAPAAYSAMDVDGETDSNHDTALTLACAGGHDDLVELLLSRGADIEHRDKKGFTPLILAATAGHEKIVEILLNHGADIEAQSERTKDTPLSLACSGGRYEVVELILSRGANKEHRNVSDYTPLSLAASGGYVNIIRLLLHHQAEINSRTGSKLGISPLMLAAMNGHTAAVRLLLDCGSDINAQIETNRNTALTLACFQGRHEVVSLLLDRKANVEHRAKTGLTPLMEAASGGYVEVGRVLLDKGADVNAPPVPSSRDTALTIAADKGHTKFVELLLSRRAAVEVKNKKGNSPLWLAANGGHLAVVEMLYAAGADIDSQDNRKVSCLMAAFRKGHTKVVKWMVGVVTQFPSDQEMTRYICTISDKELLEKCQECVHVIRAAKETQAARANQNATILLEELDAERCREESRRQAAARRRERKKKKKMEKKEERRKLQAENDKNTLYSENEKALESESGEPDDEPQAKEEGDSGIDANSQGSCSSSDVKAPPAPSVKNKKKKKEEKTPPPAPAQPAKKQPDKNKQKAETKPEKESKPDKKQEKENVAPASPPAAGLAADRRGDKKHDKKPEEDSPKSITVQLYKYGNNSRKSQVFESTRYNVDKDEVDSNDKSKKSHSYPWEIEGKSTSPKGVCIGARREEGWKEVVRKSSVQTVSTVEPGCKKVSVASHAISRVIGRAGSNINAIRSATGAHIEVDKQSKGQGERIITIKGSAEATKQAGALIAAMIRDPEADIAALLPRATPAKPPPAPAPQPKPAKQPPAKQQPTPTTAPTSAPRTPTAARAPAKHAPAAPAAPAARHARQAHAEKRTPTSQPPASGVAGATPVKTALSYTGAVGGRSHTFAAKLGAASTPQSQTTPEKPRSTISAMLSGSVASSVSTASLTSQVSAMKLSDNVAHAPDDDRTQQLSPDNTNTWNANEESSANPSAALHINTTPQTSSHSASGTQEYSLFKDLSAGVGMWGAAGPAPEHHNVDVVPPQQVDVSKAPGYRGTPAGGGCSPCSRTSSHGSTPPPLPMLQPGYHQPLQAGNNVNTMDMSGLSRNGPIYQDNSRNGHNMMVTMSGVNMNNAAMGLGYVGVEGVSRLNPRAPDFNQRHPLLHKHNAQCPQQLFTGASNAANLSNLLMSTSYQQPAPKQQMSQQAHYQSLLERGVGVGVGVGMNVGVGVGVGGGWAEEEERKPRPIGTERAWKLTAADDWPHAPPPPPLHADHDRYQQTVGGMSSMGGRLENYGSGLSLLHALPLQYVTVPASSASADHHPDHHKQNWSKWSH comes from the exons GTATCGGCAAGCTCTCGGGCGAGGGCAAACACCTAGCCGATCCGGAGGTGCTTCGGCGCCTTACCTCGTCGGTGTCCAACGCGTTGGACGAAGCGGCCGCAGCGCTCACGCGCATGCGCAGCGAACAGCCGCCGGCGCACCACAGGCACCAGCATCAGGATAAACC aaCACAATGCGGCTCAACGGCGACCGGGACGACGCCAACAGTGGCGTCGTCGGTGGCCGAAGGCGCGCCGTCATTGGCCGAAGCGTGTTCGGACGGCGACGTCGGGACCGTTCGGAAACTCCTCACCGAAGGCAGATCTGTTCATGAGACCACAGAGGAGGGCGAGTCGCTGTTATCACTGGCCTGTTCCGCTGGTTACTACGAGCTTGCCCAGGTGTTGCTGGCCATGCATGCGAGCGTTGAGGACCGTGGTATCAAG GGCGACTGCACGCCGCTGATGGAGGCAGCGTCCGCCGGGCACGTGGACATCGTGCGGCTGCTGCTGGCGCACGGCGCGGACGTGAACGCCGTGTCGGGGTCCGGCAACACGCCGCTCATGTACGCGTGCGCGGGCGGACACGAGGACTGCGTGCGCGCGCTGCTCGAGAACGGCGCCAAGGTCGAGGACCACAACGAGAACGGACACACGCCGCTCATGGAG GCGGCGTCGGCCGGCCACGTGGGCGTCGCGAAGATCCTCCTCGAGCACGGCGCCGGCATCAACACCCACTCCAACGAGTTCAAGGAGTCCGCACTCACGCTCGCCTGCTACAAGGGGCACCTCGACATGGTGCGCTTCCTGCTGGCTGCCGGCGCCGACCGCGAACACAAAACTGACGAGATGCACACAGCGCTCATGGAGGCCAGCATGGACGGACACGTGGAGGTGGCCAGGCTGCTGCTGGACTCTGGAGCGCAG GTGAACATGCCGACGGACAGTTTCGAGTCCCCCCTGACGCTAGCCGCGTGCGGGGGACACGTGGAGCTGGCCATGCTGCTGCTGGAGAGGGGCGCCAACATCGAGGAGGTCAACGATGAGGGCTACACGCCGCTCATGGAGGCCGCCAGAGAAG GCCACGAAGAAATGGTAGCGTTACTCCTCGGTCAAGGTGCGTCGATCAACGCCCAGACCGACGAGACGCAGGAGACCGCTTTGACGCTGGCCTGCTGCGGCGGCTTCCTCGAAGTGGCCGCCTTCCTCATCAAGGCCGGCGCCGACGTCGAACTGGGCGCCTCCACGCCTCTCATGGAGGCCTCGCAAGAGGGACATTTGGAGCTTGTGCG TTACCTGCTGAGCGCGGGCGCGGACGTGCACGCGCAGACGCAGACGGGCGACACGGCGCTGACGTACGCGTGCGAGAACGGCCACACCGACGTGGCCGAGCTGCTGCTGCGCGCCGGCGCGCGGCTGGAGCACGAGAGCGAGGGCGGCCGCACGCCGCTCATGAAGGCTGCCCGCGCCGGACACGTCTGCACCGTGCAGTTCCTCAGGGGGAAG GGCGCCGACGTAAACCGTATGACGGCTAACGGCGACCACACGCCCTTGTCCCTGGCCTGTGCGGGCGGCCACGTCGATGTGGTTAAATTCCTCCTCGCCTGCGACGCCGACCCCTTCAGGAAACTGAAGGACAACTCCACCACCCTCATCGAAGCAGCTAAAGGCGGTCACACGGCGGTCGTTCAGCTGCTGTTGGACTACCCTCATTCGGTTATGATGCCTAGAG GTAACAACGGCGGCACGGAAGACGCAAGTGGTCTGAGCTCAGCGCAGGCGGCGGCGCTGGGGCTGGCGCACGCGGCGGCGCCCGGTCAGCCCGGCCGAGCGCTGCTGCCCGCGCACCCCGCCCCCCTCACCCATCCGCATCCCGCCCCCCTCACCGCCCCAGCGcccgccgcgcccgcgccgccgcccgcaGCCGCGCCGCCGCAACCCAAGCTGGACTTGTCTGCGAGCTTCAACAAGTATGATG GCCGCAAGAAACAGCCCCCCGGCGCCGCAGCCCCGCCCGGCGcacccgcgcccgcgcccgcgccttCCCCCGCGCACTCGCCCGCGCCCTCGCCCGCGGGAGACTCCGCCGGAGTCTCGGACTTCATATTCGGAGTGGTCGCCGGCATGGCGGCCGTGGCCAGGCATTCGCCGAATATCATGGCGCCCAACACCG AGGCTGTACCAACAGCGTCCCCCCCTCTGTGCGGCGTCCCCCCGTCCCCCGCGGTGCAGCAGCCGTCGAGCGGCGTGAAGCACAAGTGTCCCCGCAAGAAACACGCGGCCCACTCCGACCACCACCTGCCGCCCCCACCTGACATACAACATGACCAG ATATGCCACGGAGCCATGACTAAGTTAACTCTCCCGCCGGGGTTCACGTGGAAGGACATTAACAagaaaaagagaaataaaaataaatacaacattgAAAATGACTTCAAT CGAGTAGAAGCGTTGGCCGCGACCCAGAGAAGTGATGCACTGCCCGAGGCTGACAACTTGCTTGAATTGGCCGACCCTtcag GAGTGACGACCATCCATCCTCCGACGACACCCCCTTACCCGCCCCCGCAGCAGATGTTCCCCGTCAACCAACTCGCGACCAACCTCAACCAG aaTCCGCCGGCGCGCAAGACCCGCAAATGCAGCAAGGTCGGGTGCAAGTTCTTGCTGATGGAAGCGCTCCAACGACTTGACCAACATCTAAGAAAAGTGGGTGTCGATGCCGTGGTCGCCACCTCGAGG GAGTTGGAGCAGCAGCAGCTGCTGGCCGCACAGCAGCAACAGAAGAAGTACCCGCCTCCCCCCACACCCGCCCCCTACATGACGCAG GCGTGGTCGGAGAGTGCGGGCGGGAACGCGGGGGGCGTGGAGGCGCGGGAGCTGAGTGCGGTGTTGGCGTATCTACAGCGCGAGGTGCCCTCTCTCGTAGCATTGCCGCCCAACGAGCTGCGCTGTTTGGTGCTGCag GTGATGCAGCAGAAGTCGCACGAGATACTGACAGCGTCGTGCGGGTCGGAGGTCGTCGCACAGAGTTCAGAGAGCGAGGAGAGACAGGCGCGGCGACTGCTGGCCGCCGCCGAGGAGGCGCTCACCAGGCAGGAGCACCACCATCACCACCACCACGATCTGCAG CAGGTGGGCACCAACTGCCAGTACCGCGTGCGGGCGGCGTCGCCGGGCGCGGCCGATGTGGCACTCGAAGAAGAACAGCCCGCGTTACAACCGCACTTCACTCTACCGCCCCCCACACTGCCTTATGAGGACTATAG AGCGGGCACATTTGCGGGCGCGCCGCCGCTGCCGCAGCCGGGTgtccccgcccccgccccggCCCCCGCACCCGCACCCAcacccgcccccgcccccgccccggcgcccgcgcccgccccCGCGCCCCACTACAAGCGGGAGCAGCGTGAGCCGCAACACCACCACAACAACACCCCCTCCGCCAAAAAGAAGGTTCGCAAT GTGCGGTTCTCGGAGCGGACGGCGAgcgcggcggcgggcggcggcgcggaCAACGGCGCGCCCGcggcgcccgcgcccgccgcgTACTCCGCCATGGACGTGGACGGCGAGACCGACTCCAACCACGACACCGCGCTCACGCTGGCCTGCGCCGGCGGACACGACGACCTGGTGGAGCTGCTGCTGTCGCGCGGCGCCGACATCGAGCATCGGGACAAGAAG GGCTTCACACCTCTAATCCTGGCCGCGACGGCGGGCCACGAGAAGATAGTGGAGATCCTTCTGAACCACGGCGCGGACATCGAAGCCCAGTCCGAACGGACCAAGGACACGCCGCTGTCGCTCGCCTGCAGCGGCGGCAGATACGAGGTGGTGGAGCTGATCCTCAGCCGCGGGGCCAACAAGGAGCACAGAAATGTGTCCGACTACACGCCTTTATCCTTGGCAGCTTCCGGAGGCTACGTCAATATCATCAGGCTGTTATTACACCATCAG GCTGAAATCAACTCCCGCACCGGTTCCAAACTGGGCATATCCCCCCTCATGCTGGCGGCCATGAACGGGCACACGGCGGCCGTGCGGCTGCTGCTGGACTGCGGCTCCGACATCAACGCTCAGATCGAGACCAATCGCAACACTGCCCTTACGCTCGCCTGCTTCCAAG GTCGCCATGAAGTGGTGAGTCTCTTACTGGACCGCAAGGCGAATGTAGAGCACCGAGCGAAAACCGGACTCACACCCCTCATGGAGGCGGCCAGCGGGGGGTACGTGGAGGTGGGGAGGGTGCTGCTGGACAAGGGGGCGGACGTCAACGCCCCCCCCGTGCCCTCCTCTCGAGACACCGCCTTAACTATAGCTGCCGATAAGGGACATACGAAGTTTGTGGAGCTATTGCTTAGCAG ACGGGCGGCAGTAGAGGTGAAGAATAAGAAAGGAAACTCCCCACTATGGCTGGCAGCCAACGGCGGCCATCTTGCCGTCGTTGAAATGTTATACGCCGCCGGGGCCGACATCGACTCGCAGGACAATAGAAAA GTTTCATGCCTGATGGCCGCCTTCCGGAAAGGCCACACCAAAGTGGTCAAATGGATGGTCGGTGTCGTCACGCAGTTCCCCTCAGACCAGGAAATGACGAG GTACATCTGCACGATCTCCGACAAGGAGTTGCTGGAGAAATGCCAAGAGTGCGTTCACGTGATCCGTGCTGCTAAAGAGACGCAAGCGGCTCGGGCCAACCAAAACGCGACCATATTGCTGGAGGAGCTGGACGCTGAGAGATGTCGCGAGGAGAGTCGAAGGCAAGCGGCTGCCCGCCGCCGGGagaggaagaagaagaagaagatggAGAAGAAG GAGGAGAGACGCAAACTCCAGGCGGAAAACGACAAGAACACGTTATACAGCGAGAACGAGAAAGCGCTGGAGTCCGAGTCTGGCGAGCCCGACGACGAGCCCCAGGCTAAGGAAGAAGGGGACTCCGGCATCGACGCCAACTCACAG GGCTCCTGTTCCTCCTCCGACGTGAAAGCGCCCCCCGCCCCAAGTGTTAAgaataagaagaaaaagaaagaagagaAGACACCGCCCCCCGCGCCCGCGCAACCTGCCAAGAAACAACCAGATAAg aataaacaaaaagcGGAGACTAAACCGGAAAAGGAAAGCAAGCCGGACAAGAAACAAGAGAAGGAGAACGTGGCCCCCGCCTCGCCGCCCGCCGCGGGCCTCGCCGCCGACCGCCGCGGCGACAAGAAACATGACAA AAAACCCGAAGAGGATAGTCCTAAGAGCATAACTGTACAGTTGTACAAATATGGCAATAACTCTAGAAAGAGCCAAGTGTTCGAATCCACTCGATACAATGTGGATAAAGACGAGGTTGACTCGAACGACAAAAGTAAAAAGTCTCACAGCTACCC atGGGAGATCGAAGGCAAAAGCACATCTCCCAAAGGCGTCTGCATCGGCGCGAGAAGGGAAGAAGGATGGAAGGAAGTAGTGCGCAAGTCCAGCGTGCAGACCGTCTCTACCGTAGAACCTGG atGCAAGAAAGTATCGGTCGCTTCTCACGCCATCTCCCGCGTGATCGGCCGCGCGGGCAGCAACATCAACGCCATTCGGTCCGCGACCGGCGCTCACATTGAAGTGGACAAGCAGAGCAAGGGACAAGGCGAGCGGATCATCACCATCAA GGGCTCAGCGGAAGCGACGAAGCAAGCCGGAGCCCTGATCGCGGCCATGATCCGGGACCCCGAGGCGGACATCGCGGCGCTGTTGCCGCGCGCGACGCCCGCCAAGccgccgccggcgccggcgccgcagCCCAAACCCGCCAAGCAGCCGCCCGCCAAG CAGCAGCCGACGCCGACGACAGCGCCAACAAGCGCCCCGCGCACGCCCACCGCGGCCCGCGCGCCCGCCAAGCACGCGCCCGCTGcgcccgccgcgcccgccgccagGCACGCCCGCCAAGCGCATG CAGAAAAACGCACGCCGACATCTCAACCCCCGGCATCGGGCGTCGCAGGCGCTACTCCAGTGAAAACTGCACTATCGTACACCGGCGCCGTGGGCGGGAGATCACATACGTTTGCTGCCAAATTGGGAGCCGCTTCCACACCGCAAAGCCAGACCACACCTGAGAAACCTCGCAGCACTATCTCTGCTATG CTGAGCGGCAGTGTGGCCAGCAGCGTGAGCACTGCGTCGCTGACCAGCCAAGTGTCGGCCATGAAGCTGAGCGATAATGTCGCGCATGCGCCCGACGACGACAGAACGCAGCAG CTAAGCCCGGACAATACGAATACCTGGAACGCCAACGAAGAAAGCTCGGCTAATCCGTCTGCTGCGTTGCACATCAATACTACGCCACAG ACGTCGTCGCACAGCGCGAGCGGGACACAAGAGTACTCGCTGTTCAAGGATCTGTCGGCCGGCGTCGGCATGTGGGGCGCCGCGGGGCCCGCGCCCGAACACCACAACGTGGACGTTGTCCCGCCACAG CAGGTGGACgtgagcaaagccccgggatACCGCGGCACCCCGGCGGGCGGCGGCTGCTCCCCGTGCTCGAGAACCTCCTCGCACGGCTCcacgccgccgccgctgccCATGCTGCAGCCCGGCTACCACCAGCCGCTGCAGGCAG GTAATAACGTTAACACAATGGATATGAGTGGACTATCCCGGAATGGACCTATCTACCAAGACAATTCTAGAAACGGACATAACATGATG GTGACAATGAGCGGCGTGAACATGAACAACGCAGCGATGGGGCTGGGCTACGTGGGCGTGGAGGGGGTGTCGCGCCTCAACCCGCGGGCGCCAGACTTCAACCAGCGACACCCGCTGCTGCACAAGCACAATGCTCAGTGTCCGCAG CAATTGTTCACGGGCGCAAGCAACGCCGCAAACTTGAGCAACCTACTGATGTCGACCTCTTACCAACAGCCCGCGCCCAAGCAGCAAATGTCGCAACAAGCGCACTATCAG TCCCTACTAGAGCGCGGCGTGGGCGTGGGCGTAGGCGTGGGCATGAACGTGGGCGTGGGCGTGGGCGTGGGCGGGGGCTGGGCGGAGGAGGAGGAGCGCAAGCCGCGGCCGATCGGCACGGAGCGCGCGTGGAAGCTGACGGCCGCCGACGACTGGCCGcacgcgccgccgccgccgccgctgcaCGCCGACCACGACCGCTACCAG CAAACAGTAGGCGGGATGAGCTCAATGGGCGGACGCCTAGAGAACTACGGGTCGGGGCTGTCGCTGCTGCACGCGCTGCCGCTGCAGTACGTTACTGTGCCCGCGTCCTCCGCGTCCGCCGACCACCATCCCGACCACCACAAGCAG AATTGGAGCAAGTGGAGTCACTAG